The region CAACGACGTCCTCCTGGCCGTCGCCCAGGCCTTCATCTGAGCTTTGGGAGGGTGCGGACGGCGACCGCGCTGCCGGGGCACGCCGGCCCCACGCCGTCGGCCCGGCGCCGAGCGCCGTCCACACCTTTCGTTCACGACCGGCTGGTCACCGGCTGAGCTTCTCCACGATCAGCCGGTAGAGCTGGCGCGGCCGGCCCGGCTGCGGAGTGCGGTTCGGCGGAAGCGGCCACGCGAGTCCCTCGTCAACCAGCGTGCGCAGCAACCGGCGAGCCGTACGCGGGGTGACCCCGAGCATGCGCCCGGCCCCCTCCGCGTCCACGACCGTGTCTCCGCCTTCCAGCTTGGCCGCCAGGCGCGCCAGCACCTCGACGCCCTTGGGCTTGATCGCCCCGCCCGGCTGGGGAGGCATCCGGGGCGGCGGCACCAGGGCCCGGCCCTCCCGGTCCACCGCGAAGCCCTGGGGCTGTTTGCCGCCCTGGGTGCGGGCGAGCGCGCCCCTGGCGTGCGTCTCGGCCTCATGCGTCGTGCGGCCCATCCCCACGCCCACCTCGACGGCGAGCCCCAGCTCCTCGCGGATCCTGGCGGCGAAGGGCAGCACCCGGAACCCGTCGGTGGCGGCCGCGATCGAGCCCTTGGTCGCCACGACCAGGTAGCTGTGGTCGTCGATCGGCCACACGCTCGCGTTGATCCGGTTGGCCTCCTGCACGAGCAGGCGGTGCAGCGACAGCCGCAGCTCGTCCCGCCAGTAGCGCGGGGCGGCCCGGCGCACCGGCTCGCGCAGCGTCGGCACCTCCACCAGCACGACCGTGAGCTGCGACTCCTCCAGCCGGTGCCTGGCGCCGAGCAGCGCCGCCGTGTGCAGTGCCGTCCGTACGGCGGCGGACGTCGGCCGGATCGGCACGACCGGCACTCCGGCTGAGGTCAGCCGGTCGGCCACCCCCTGGACGCACGTGAGCGCGCCCGTGGTGGCCCCCTGGCGGAACAACCGCTCGTGGAAGGCCGTGACCGTGCCGATCGGGCCTGGTTCGTCGCGGCTGTGCACCTCCCCGGAGGGGAGGTTGAGGTCCGCGTACGCCTCGTCGATGTCCGGCCGCGCGAGCACGTCCACGCTCACCCGGCGCGGATCGGTCCGCTCGTCCAGCGAGGCCCGTGCGACCGCCGCCACCAGTGCCGCTCCGCCGAGCTGCACGTGTGTCGCGGGCATCGTCAGCACTCCGGCCCGCCGGGCGAGCTCGAAGGGCACCGGGCTCGCGAACAGGCAGGCGTCCACACCCGGCCCGAGCCGGGTCACCTTGTCCGCGGCCTCCTGCTCGTCCCTGTACGCGGCGGCGACCAGCCGACAGGGCACCGGGGCCGCCGAGTGCCCCATGAGCATCACGCGTTCGACCAAATCATGTGACCCCACCACGCCGATGGTGAGG is a window of Microbispora sp. NBC_01189 DNA encoding:
- a CDS encoding transcriptional regulator: MVERVMLMGHSAAPVPCRLVAAAYRDEQEAADKVTRLGPGVDACLFASPVPFELARRAGVLTMPATHVQLGGAALVAAVARASLDERTDPRRVSVDVLARPDIDEAYADLNLPSGEVHSRDEPGPIGTVTAFHERLFRQGATTGALTCVQGVADRLTSAGVPVVPIRPTSAAVRTALHTAALLGARHRLEESQLTVVLVEVPTLREPVRRAAPRYWRDELRLSLHRLLVQEANRINASVWPIDDHSYLVVATKGSIAAATDGFRVLPFAARIREELGLAVEVGVGMGRTTHEAETHARGALARTQGGKQPQGFAVDREGRALVPPPRMPPQPGGAIKPKGVEVLARLAAKLEGGDTVVDAEGAGRMLGVTPRTARRLLRTLVDEGLAWPLPPNRTPQPGRPRQLYRLIVEKLSR